GGTGGATCGCCTCGTCCTCGTGTCCAGCGGTGGTCTGGGACGGGAGGTCAACATGATCCTGCGCTCCGCGACCCTGCCCGGCGCCGCGCAGGTGCTCAGCGTCGTCGCGTCTGCGCCCGTGGTGTCGCGCTTCGAGGCGTTGGGCCGGGGCGCCTCGAAGCTCGGCTGGCGCCCCGGTGCGGACCTCAGCGCGGTCTGGCGAGGGTTCAGGACGTTGGGCGACGGGGAGAGCCGGCGTGCCTTCCTGGCCACCACGCGTGCCGTCATCGACATCGGTGGGCAGAGCATCAGCGCCCACGACCACCTGGACAGCGCGTCGACGATCCCGATCCTGGTCGTGTGGGGCTCGAAGGACCGGATGATCCCGGCCTCGCACGCGCTCAGCGTGCAGGACGCGCTGCCCGACTGTCGCGTCGAGATCTTCGAGGGCGCCGGTCACTTCCCGCACCTGGACGACCCGGAGCGCTTCGCGTGCACGCTGCGCGACTTCATCGCCTCCGACGACGAGCCCGAGGAGCCGAGCGCCGCCGCCGAGTGACTCACCCGTCAGCCGTACCCCGACCAGGGCTGACGTCGGCGCCGGCGGGGTCGTCAGTCGCCGGCGTACACGACCCGGAAGCGCTCCAGGACCAGCGGCATCGTGGGCTCGAAGCCGCGGTCGTGCGCGGGGTGGGCGGTGAAGAACCGCTCGTGCTCGGCGCGCCAGTGGGCCAGGGACCGGTCGCCCTCGCCCTCGAGGTGCGCGTGCTCGGCGTCGACCTCGTCGAAGGGGACGACCGACACGTCGGTCGTCTCGACCAGCGCCCGCGGGTTGCCGGCACCGTCGACCACGATGCCCATCGTGCCCACCTCCGGCAACGGCTCGTTCTCCGCCTCGTAGTCCCACAGCGCACTGGACGTGGCGGTCTTGGTGCCGTCGAGGACCAGGGCCAGCAGCGCGTCCGCCTCCTCCGGGGTCGCACCGAACGACCACGCAGGGGGCGGCAGCATCTCCAGCGTCGTCGGACCGAAGTACGACGGCGCGGTGTTGAGCTTGGCGTGGAAGCGGGCGAGGTCCCAGAACGACTCGACCGGCCCGCGCCCGAAGTGGGCGGAGCCGGTCGTGTGGTCGTGCTCGTCGGTGCTCGGGTCGGTCATGGCGCCAGCGTACGTGGGGCTGGTGGGCCACCGATCGTGCTGAGGTCTCGACACGCCTCCAGCAGCTTCGCGGACTCAGCCGCTGGCTTGCTCGACCTCTTCGCCCGGTAGCCGCCGACTTCGTCGTCGCCTACCGCTCAGACGTTGAACCCGAGGGCGCGCAGCTGCTCGCGGCCGTCGGGGGTGATCTTGTCGGGGCCCCACGGCGGCATCCAGACCCAGTTGATGGCCACGTCGTTGACGAGGCCCTCGAGGGCCGACTCGGTCTGGTCTGTGATCACGTCGGTCAGCGGGCAGGCCGCGGAGGTCAGCGTCAGGTCGACGACGAGGTTGGTGTCGTCGTCGAGGTGCAGGCCGTAGACGAGGCCGAGGTCGACGATGTTGATCCCCAGCTCGGGGTCGACGACGTCCTTCATCGCCTCGGTCACGTCCTCGAGGGTCGCCTGGGCGCCCGGGGCGGCGGTGCCGGCGGGGCCGGCTCCTGCCTGCGGGACCTCGGGCAGGTCGCCGTGGTCGACGGTCGTGTCGGTCGGTGCAGTGGTCTCAGCCACGGGAATCCTCCA
This Nocardioides dokdonensis FR1436 DNA region includes the following protein-coding sequences:
- a CDS encoding alpha/beta fold hydrolase, which encodes MPHMAPHKVVLHRQDLSYLDSGSGPVVLFIHGILGSQRQWAHLVDKMDDDHRVLVPDLFGHGDSAKPLGDYSLSAHAAAMRDLLDHLGIERVTLVGHSLGGGIAMQFFYLFPERVDRLVLVSSGGLGREVNMILRSATLPGAAQVLSVVASAPVVSRFEALGRGASKLGWRPGADLSAVWRGFRTLGDGESRRAFLATTRAVIDIGGQSISAHDHLDSASTIPILVVWGSKDRMIPASHALSVQDALPDCRVEIFEGAGHFPHLDDPERFACTLRDFIASDDEPEEPSAAAE
- a CDS encoding metal-sulfur cluster assembly factor, whose amino-acid sequence is MPEVPQAGAGPAGTAAPGAQATLEDVTEAMKDVVDPELGINIVDLGLVYGLHLDDDTNLVVDLTLTSAACPLTDVITDQTESALEGLVNDVAINWVWMPPWGPDKITPDGREQLRALGFNV
- a CDS encoding ASCH domain-containing protein, with protein sequence MTDPSTDEHDHTTGSAHFGRGPVESFWDLARFHAKLNTAPSYFGPTTLEMLPPPAWSFGATPEEADALLALVLDGTKTATSSALWDYEAENEPLPEVGTMGIVVDGAGNPRALVETTDVSVVPFDEVDAEHAHLEGEGDRSLAHWRAEHERFFTAHPAHDRGFEPTMPLVLERFRVVYAGD